One window of Triticum dicoccoides isolate Atlit2015 ecotype Zavitan chromosome 5A, WEW_v2.0, whole genome shotgun sequence genomic DNA carries:
- the LOC119300644 gene encoding probable WRKY transcription factor 4 — translation MSARPPPPPRPRLSLPPRSTGESLFSGTGDASPGPLTLASALFPSDADADAAAGGGGSGASSGAGATSFTQLLIGSLSQPPPHQHQQQQQERGRGGVARAGPALSVAPPAGAAVFTVPPGLSPSGFFDSPGLIFSPAMGGFGMSHQQALAQVTAQASHSPLRMFDHTEQPSFSAAATSSGALQNMSSAANVAEMSEMATTISNNEHAAFQSAEASHRYQVPAPVDKPADDGYNWRKYGQKVVKGSDCPRSYYKCTHPSCPVKKKVEHAEDGQISEIIYKGKHNHQRPPNKRAKDGSSSAAEQNEQSNDTASGLSGVRRDQEAVYGMSEQLSGLSDGDDKDDGESRPNEVDDRENDCKRRNIQISSQKALTESKIIVQTTSEVDLLDDGYRWRKYGQKVVKGNPHPRSYYKCTFAGCNVRKHIERASSDPKAVITTYEGKHNHEPPVGRGSNQNGGNSNRSQQKGSNSMSSNQASHTRTDLGNVNQGQIGVLQFKREE, via the exons ATGTCCgcgcgcccgcccccgccgccgcgcccgcgtcTGTCCCTGCCCCCGCGCTCCACCGGGGAGTCGCTCTTCTCCGGCACCGGCGACGCCAGCCCCGGCCCGCTCACCCTCGCCTCCGCGCTCTTCccctccgacgccgacgccgacgccgccgccggcggcggcggcagcggcgcctcGTCTGGCGCGGGGGCCACCAGCTTCACCCAGCTCCTCATCGGCTCCCTCTCGCAACCGCCTCCGCATcagcatcagcagcagcagcaggagagagggagaggcgggGTCGCCAGGGCAGGGCCGGCGCTGTCTGTGGCACCGCCGGCCGGGGCAGCTGTTTTCACCGTGCCTCCCGGCCTCAGCCCCTCCGGCTTTTTCGACTCCCCCGGCCTAATCTTCTCGCCGGCCATG GGGGGTTTCGGCATGTCGCATCAACAGGCTCTTGCCCAAGTCACAGCCCAAGCAAGCCattctccactcagaatgtttgaTCACACTGAACAGCCATCGTTTTCAGCAGCTGCAACGTCATCTGGAGCTCTACAGAATATGAGCTCTGCAGCCAATGTGGCTGAGATGTCAGAGATGGCGACAACCATATCGAACAATGAGCATGCAGCCTTCCAATCTGCTGAGGCTTCTCACAGGTACCAAGTTCCTGCCCCAGTTGATAAACCTGCTGATGATGGCTATAATTGGCGGAAGTATGGTCAGAAGGTGGTGAAGGGCAGTGATTGCCCAAGGAGCTACTACAAATGTACTCATCCCAGTTGTCCTGTGAAGAAAAAAGTAGAGCACGCAGAAGATGGCCAAATATCTGAAATAATATATAAGGGAAAACACAATCACCAACGTCCACCAAATAAACGGGCAAAAGATGGCAGCTCTTCAGCAGCCGAGCAAAATGAACAATCCAATGACACAGCATCTGGTTTGTCAGGTGTTAGGAGAGATCAGGAAGCTGTATATGGAATGTCTGAGCAATTATCTGGTCTAAGTGATGGAGATGATAAGGATGATGGTGAATCTCGGCCAAATGAAGTTGATGATAGAGAGAATGACTGCAAAAGAAG GAATATACAAATTTCTTCACAGAAGGCCCTGACAGAGTCTAAGATCATTGTACAAACAACCAGTGAGGTTGACCTTTTGGATGATGGTTATAGATGGCGCAAGTATGGGCAGAAGGTGGTCAAAGGAAATCCTCATCCAAG GAGTTACTACAAGTGCACGTTTGCTGGGTGCAATGTTAGGAAGCACATTGAGAGGGCCTCATCAGACCCAAAGGCTGTCATCACAACTTATGAAGGAAAACATAACCATGAACCACCGGTCGGTAGAGGCAGCAACCAGAATGGAGGAAATTCCAACCGGTCACAACAGAAAGGGTCGAATAGCATGTCTAGCAATCAAGCTTCGCATACAAGAACAGACCTCGGCAATGTTAACCAGGGGCAGATCGGGGTCTTGCAGTTTAAAAGGGAAGAATAG